In one Corallococcus sp. EGB genomic region, the following are encoded:
- a CDS encoding S16 family serine protease: MLLTELKRAVVLRPAEPSARLALAEALFQERDFRGAAEHARKALDLGGGGPARRLLCGALARDGKRADALKMLETSVRDSPRDASLRVELLTFLEEDRPDDALVHAFEATEAAPGELEAWRAVIRLCERTNRPAEVMPALRRARLLAPEDPRLAESVLGARAALGLPATTAMLDAPPVEQALQALKLPTARAALSEAKLDAAVELLARGSVTEVKRLLVVASSATRTRAAAALLRAELLWLEGRPAAQVEEARRAVLDLPGAPGAAALRLGDHRLEAGALDEALELYTRAAANGESLAAAGREAEVAERRRQRARDLPAVGRLGVLGWHPGGGHVSPLEAVAVPGRGVLRCSGRVGPEGQEAADVAFSVVRARAPALSLGTLTTRYDLHLHYTDTEVGKDGLSSGLALSLAGLSAYTQRPLPARLAVTGELTLNGDVRRIGGVHEKLVAAYLEGMRVVVHPRRNLEEVAALPPEVAGRLRLIAVDSLDEAWRLVNAAVNTPGLERR; encoded by the coding sequence ATGCTCCTGACCGAGCTCAAGCGCGCGGTGGTGCTGCGTCCTGCGGAGCCTTCTGCGCGATTGGCATTGGCCGAGGCGCTCTTCCAGGAGCGTGACTTTCGCGGTGCCGCGGAGCATGCGCGCAAGGCCCTGGACCTGGGCGGAGGCGGGCCCGCGCGCCGCCTGCTGTGCGGCGCCCTGGCCCGCGACGGGAAGCGGGCGGACGCGCTGAAGATGCTGGAGACGTCCGTCCGTGATTCTCCCCGCGATGCGTCCCTGCGCGTCGAGCTGCTCACCTTCCTTGAGGAGGACCGTCCGGACGACGCGCTCGTGCATGCGTTCGAGGCCACCGAAGCCGCGCCGGGGGAGCTGGAGGCGTGGCGCGCTGTCATCCGCCTGTGCGAGCGCACGAACCGCCCGGCCGAAGTCATGCCCGCGCTGAGGCGGGCCCGGCTGCTCGCGCCCGAGGACCCGCGCCTCGCGGAGTCAGTGCTCGGGGCTCGCGCGGCGCTCGGGCTTCCGGCCACCACCGCCATGCTGGATGCGCCTCCGGTGGAGCAGGCCTTGCAGGCGCTCAAGCTGCCCACGGCTCGCGCCGCGCTCTCGGAGGCAAAGCTTGACGCGGCGGTCGAATTACTCGCCCGGGGCTCGGTCACGGAGGTGAAGCGGCTGCTCGTCGTCGCATCCTCGGCGACGCGGACCCGCGCCGCCGCGGCCCTGCTTCGCGCGGAGTTGCTGTGGCTGGAGGGCCGGCCCGCCGCGCAGGTCGAGGAGGCGCGCCGCGCGGTGCTCGACCTTCCGGGGGCGCCAGGGGCCGCGGCGCTGCGTCTGGGAGATCATCGGCTCGAAGCCGGGGCACTGGATGAAGCTCTGGAGCTCTATACCCGCGCGGCCGCGAACGGAGAATCCCTGGCGGCGGCGGGCCGCGAGGCCGAGGTCGCCGAGCGGCGCCGTCAGCGTGCGCGCGACCTGCCCGCGGTCGGGCGCCTGGGCGTGCTCGGCTGGCATCCCGGCGGTGGGCATGTGTCGCCACTGGAGGCGGTGGCGGTCCCCGGGCGCGGCGTGCTGCGGTGCAGTGGCCGCGTGGGGCCTGAAGGGCAGGAGGCCGCGGACGTGGCCTTCAGCGTGGTGCGTGCCCGCGCTCCCGCGCTGAGCCTGGGGACGCTCACGACCCGCTACGACCTGCACCTGCACTACACGGACACCGAGGTCGGCAAGGATGGCCTCTCGTCCGGGCTCGCGCTCTCGCTGGCCGGCCTCTCCGCGTACACGCAGCGCCCGCTCCCCGCGCGGCTGGCGGTGACCGGGGAACTGACGCTGAACGGGGATGTGCGGCGGATCGGCGGCGTGCACGAGAAGTTGGTGGCCGCGTACCTCGAAGGCATGCGCGTGGTGGTCCACCCGCGCCGCAACCTGGAGGAAGTGGCGGCGCTGCCCCCTGAAGTGGCAGGGCGCCTGCGGCTGATCGCGGTGGACAGCTTGGATGAGGCGTGGCGGCTCGTGAACGCGGCCGTGAACACGCCAGGACTGGAGCGACGGTGA